One window of the Burkholderia sp. FERM BP-3421 genome contains the following:
- the speB gene encoding agmatinase has protein sequence MTADHFNQPLGGNEMPRSGGIATMMRLPHVQSAEGLDACFVGVPFDLGTSNRTGARFGPRQIRAESVLLRPYNMATRAAPFDSLQIADVGDVAINPYNLHDSIARIEAAYDAILRHDCKPITLGGDHTIALPILRAIHRKHGKVALIHVDAHADVNDTMMGEKIAHGTPFRRAVEEGLLECSRVVQIGLRGTGYAAEDFDWCREQGFRVVQAEACWNQSLAPLMREVREQIGDTPVYISFDIDGIDPAYAPGTGTPEIAGLTVPQALEIVRGAHGLNIVGCDLVEVAPPYDPFGTTALLGANLAYELLCVLPGVAYRD, from the coding sequence ATGACAGCCGATCACTTCAACCAGCCGCTCGGCGGCAACGAGATGCCGCGCAGCGGCGGCATCGCGACCATGATGCGCCTGCCGCACGTGCAGAGCGCCGAGGGTCTCGACGCCTGCTTCGTCGGCGTGCCGTTCGACCTCGGCACCTCGAACCGCACCGGCGCGCGCTTCGGGCCGCGCCAGATCCGCGCGGAATCGGTGCTGCTGCGCCCGTACAACATGGCGACCCGCGCGGCGCCGTTCGATTCGCTGCAGATCGCCGACGTCGGCGACGTCGCGATCAACCCGTACAACCTGCACGATTCGATCGCCCGCATCGAGGCCGCCTACGATGCGATCCTGCGCCACGACTGCAAGCCGATCACGCTCGGCGGCGACCACACGATCGCGCTGCCGATCCTGCGCGCGATCCATCGCAAGCACGGCAAGGTTGCATTGATCCACGTCGATGCGCACGCCGACGTGAACGACACGATGATGGGCGAGAAGATCGCGCACGGCACGCCGTTCCGCCGCGCGGTCGAGGAAGGCCTGCTCGAATGCTCGCGGGTCGTGCAGATCGGCCTGCGCGGCACCGGCTACGCGGCCGAGGACTTCGACTGGTGCCGCGAGCAGGGCTTCCGCGTGGTGCAGGCCGAAGCCTGCTGGAACCAGTCGCTCGCGCCGCTGATGCGCGAGGTGCGCGAGCAGATCGGCGACACGCCCGTCTACATCAGCTTCGACATCGACGGCATCGATCCGGCCTACGCGCCGGGCACCGGCACGCCGGAAATCGCCGGCCTCACGGTGCCGCAGGCGCTCGAGATCGTGCGCGGCGCGCATGGCCTGAACATCGTCGGCTGCGATCTCGTCGAAGTCGCGCCGCCTTACGATCCGTTCGGCACGACCGCACTGCTCGGCGCGAACCTCGCCTACGAATTGCTGTGCGTGCTGCCCGGCGTCGCCTACCGCGACTGA
- a CDS encoding LysR family transcriptional regulator has translation MLGNLSTLDLRLIRVFLAVVEAGGVTAAQTMLNVGQSTISAQLSTLETRLGYRLCERGRSGFRLTPKGERFHAMSRKLLAALDEFGSAARHMDKQLVGTLSIGLIGHTPVSQNARIAEAIAAFRTRDEAVRFSISVRPPGDLEERLLGGEIQIAVGYFWHRVPALDYTPLFVERQVAYCGRGHPLFARAGALTPADAAGHEWAWRTYPLPEAQLSTSPDRVTGTADNMEAVALLILSGHHLGYLPQHFAAPYVAQGLLAALNPDSLRYDVTFHMVVARQARQNPVVQAFLEDLARAHDVPDVD, from the coding sequence GTGCTGGGGAATCTATCGACGCTCGACCTGCGGCTGATCAGGGTTTTCCTGGCGGTGGTCGAGGCTGGTGGCGTGACGGCCGCGCAGACCATGCTCAATGTCGGCCAGTCGACCATCAGCGCGCAGCTGTCGACACTCGAGACCCGGCTCGGCTACCGGCTGTGCGAGCGCGGCCGCAGCGGCTTCCGGCTCACGCCGAAGGGGGAGCGCTTCCATGCGATGAGCCGCAAGCTGCTCGCGGCGCTCGATGAGTTCGGCAGCGCCGCGCGGCACATGGACAAGCAGCTGGTCGGCACGCTCAGCATCGGCCTGATCGGCCATACGCCGGTCAGCCAGAACGCGCGGATCGCCGAGGCGATCGCCGCGTTCCGCACGCGCGACGAGGCGGTGCGCTTCTCGATCTCGGTGCGTCCGCCCGGCGATCTCGAGGAGCGGCTGCTGGGCGGCGAGATCCAGATCGCGGTCGGCTATTTCTGGCACCGCGTGCCGGCGCTCGACTACACGCCCTTGTTCGTCGAGCGGCAGGTCGCGTACTGCGGGCGCGGCCATCCGCTGTTCGCGCGCGCGGGCGCGCTGACGCCCGCCGACGCGGCGGGCCACGAGTGGGCGTGGCGGACCTACCCGCTGCCCGAGGCGCAGCTGTCGACCTCGCCCGATCGCGTCACGGGCACCGCCGACAACATGGAGGCGGTCGCGCTGCTGATCCTGTCCGGCCATCATCTCGGCTATCTGCCGCAGCACTTCGCGGCGCCGTACGTCGCCCAGGGCCTGCTCGCGGCGCTCAATCCGGACAGCCTGCGCTACGACGTGACGTTCCACATGGTCGTGGCCCGGCAGGCGCGCCAGAACCCGGTGGTGCAGGCGTTCCTCGAGGACCTGGCGCGCGCGCACGACGTGCCCGACGTCGACTGA
- a CDS encoding Lrp/AsnC family transcriptional regulator → MPELDKIDRAILAAVQLDGRIPIARLAEAVGLSETPCTRRLKRLEADGYIERYRGQLSRKALGFGVVAFVLLRFAVHDRAVANRFEREVLGIPRILSCHNVSGSADYLLQVVAHDLDDYGMFLRDTLRVLPGVTSIESALSLREVKRDAELPIP, encoded by the coding sequence ATGCCCGAACTCGACAAAATCGACCGCGCGATCCTCGCCGCGGTGCAGCTGGACGGTCGCATCCCGATCGCGCGGCTCGCCGAGGCGGTCGGCCTCAGCGAGACGCCGTGCACGCGCCGGCTCAAGCGGCTCGAAGCCGACGGCTATATCGAACGCTACCGCGGCCAGCTGTCGCGCAAGGCGCTCGGCTTCGGCGTGGTGGCGTTCGTCCTGCTGCGCTTCGCGGTGCACGACCGCGCCGTCGCGAACCGCTTCGAGCGCGAGGTGCTCGGCATCCCGCGGATCCTGTCCTGCCACAACGTGTCCGGCTCGGCGGATTACCTGTTGCAGGTCGTCGCGCACGACCTCGACGACTACGGCATGTTCCTGCGCGACACGCTGCGCGTCCTGCCCGGCGTGACGTCGATCGAATCGGCGCTGTCGCTGCGCGAGGTCAAGCGCGACGCCGAGCTGCCGATTCCCTGA
- a CDS encoding LysE family translocator: MISAHLLLVYIAAVAAIYALPGPDMALVLQTSIGRGARPGLAAAAGLGLARGVHVMLSACGVAALLRSAPWLYEIVRYGGAAYLAYVALQIFRSPMFALAGEAGEQPAGQLRQSFTKGLLTNLLNPKALLFCSVLLPQFVAPGAGPVFAQMLELGALLVLIGACFDVACVFGASRIAAWMRRHPLAQTVQRWTFSVALLGFALRLSLD; this comes from the coding sequence ATGATTTCCGCCCACCTGCTGCTCGTCTACATTGCCGCTGTCGCGGCCATCTATGCGCTGCCGGGACCGGACATGGCGCTGGTGTTGCAGACCAGCATCGGCCGCGGCGCCCGCCCGGGGCTCGCGGCGGCGGCGGGGCTCGGGCTCGCGCGCGGCGTGCACGTGATGCTGTCCGCATGCGGGGTCGCCGCGCTGCTGCGCAGCGCGCCGTGGCTCTACGAGATCGTCCGCTACGGCGGCGCGGCCTACCTGGCCTATGTCGCGCTGCAGATCTTCCGCTCGCCGATGTTCGCGCTGGCCGGCGAGGCCGGTGAGCAGCCGGCCGGCCAGTTGCGCCAGAGCTTCACGAAGGGCCTGCTGACCAATCTGCTGAATCCGAAGGCGCTGCTGTTCTGCTCGGTGCTGCTGCCGCAGTTCGTTGCGCCGGGCGCCGGGCCGGTGTTCGCGCAGATGCTCGAACTGGGCGCGCTGCTCGTGCTGATCGGCGCGTGTTTCGACGTTGCCTGCGTGTTCGGCGCGTCGCGGATCGCCGCGTGGATGCGCCGCCATCCGCTCGCGCAGACCGTGCAGCGCTGGACCTTCTCGGTCGCGCTGCTCGGGTTCGCGCTGCGTCTGTCGCTCGACTGA
- a CDS encoding S10 family peptidase, whose product MSIDSVSSGGGSYPLQHGAHNSHGVPPTIDPVALSHGRDQPFFDPVAYGNGPDDSVTDTTEGEAITHHTLVVGGRRIAYTATAGHLVAVDPSSSQPEAKLFYVAFTEDGQTEESRPVTFFYNGGPGSSSVFVLLGSFAPRRIRTSMPGFTPPAPYQMEDNPDSLLDKSDLVFINPVGTGYSAAIAPRKNRDFWGVDQDADSIKQFIKRYLTKNNRWNSPKFLFGESYGTARSCVLAYRLHEDGVDLNGVTLQSSILDYKQAGNPAGALPTAAADAWYHKRLGVTPTPTDLGAFAEEVAQFARGDYLDALRKFPQTDPAVVAKLSEYTGIDTTTLLSWSLDVAGYDARGNSVFLTTLLRAQGLMLGSYDGRVTGIESGIAGRIDPNSGGNDPTMTAVTGDYTVMWNSYLNEQLKYTTNSAFTDLNDQAFANWDFHHTDPTGAQQGIDDKGNVILYTAGDLAAVMALNVDLKVLSANGFYDFVTPFYQTVLDLQQMPLEDPSVRANLSARFYPSGHMVYLDGGSRTALKHDLAQMYDSAVHDSGAVLRIRALQAKRRDAA is encoded by the coding sequence ATGAGTATCGATTCGGTATCTTCCGGCGGCGGTTCGTATCCGCTGCAGCACGGCGCGCACAATTCTCACGGCGTGCCGCCCACCATCGACCCGGTGGCGTTGAGCCACGGCCGCGACCAGCCGTTCTTCGATCCGGTCGCCTACGGCAACGGGCCCGACGATTCCGTGACCGACACCACCGAGGGCGAGGCGATCACGCATCACACGCTCGTGGTCGGCGGCCGCCGGATCGCGTATACGGCGACCGCCGGCCATCTGGTCGCGGTCGACCCGAGCAGTTCGCAGCCCGAGGCGAAGCTGTTCTACGTCGCCTTCACGGAGGACGGCCAGACGGAGGAGTCGCGCCCGGTCACGTTCTTCTACAACGGCGGCCCCGGCTCCTCGTCGGTGTTCGTCCTGCTCGGCTCGTTCGCGCCGCGCCGGATCCGCACCTCGATGCCGGGCTTCACGCCGCCCGCGCCTTATCAGATGGAGGACAACCCGGACAGCCTGCTCGACAAGAGCGACCTGGTCTTCATCAATCCGGTCGGCACCGGCTATTCGGCCGCGATCGCGCCGCGCAAGAACCGCGACTTCTGGGGCGTGGACCAGGACGCGGATTCGATCAAGCAGTTCATCAAGCGCTACCTGACGAAGAACAACCGCTGGAATTCGCCGAAATTCCTGTTCGGCGAGTCGTACGGCACGGCGCGCAGCTGCGTGCTCGCGTACCGGCTGCACGAGGACGGCGTCGACCTGAACGGCGTGACGCTGCAATCGTCGATCCTCGATTACAAGCAGGCGGGCAATCCGGCCGGCGCGCTGCCGACCGCGGCGGCCGACGCGTGGTATCACAAGCGGCTCGGCGTGACGCCGACGCCCACCGACCTCGGCGCGTTCGCCGAGGAGGTCGCGCAGTTCGCGCGCGGCGATTACCTCGACGCGCTGCGCAAGTTCCCGCAGACCGACCCGGCCGTGGTCGCCAAGCTGTCCGAATACACGGGCATCGATACGACCACGCTGCTGTCATGGAGTCTCGACGTGGCCGGCTACGACGCGCGCGGCAACTCGGTGTTCCTCACCACGCTGCTGCGCGCGCAGGGCCTGATGCTCGGCTCGTACGACGGCCGCGTGACGGGCATCGAGTCGGGCATCGCGGGCAGGATCGACCCGAACTCCGGCGGCAACGACCCGACGATGACGGCGGTGACGGGCGACTACACGGTGATGTGGAACAGTTACCTGAACGAACAGCTCAAGTACACGACGAATTCCGCGTTCACCGATCTCAACGACCAGGCGTTCGCCAACTGGGATTTCCATCACACCGATCCGACGGGCGCGCAGCAGGGCATCGACGACAAGGGCAACGTGATTCTCTACACGGCGGGCGATCTCGCGGCCGTGATGGCGCTCAACGTCGACCTGAAGGTGCTGTCCGCGAACGGCTTCTACGATTTCGTGACGCCGTTCTACCAGACGGTGCTCGATCTGCAGCAGATGCCGCTCGAGGATCCGTCGGTGCGGGCGAACCTGTCGGCGCGCTTCTATCCGTCGGGCCACATGGTGTACCTGGACGGCGGCTCGCGCACCGCGCTCAAGCACGATCTCGCGCAGATGTACGACTCGGCGGTGCACGACAGCGGGGCGGTGCTGCGGATCCGCGCGCTGCAGGCGAAGCGGCGCGACGCCGCGTGA
- a CDS encoding SRPBCC family protein, translated as MTKKHTAFASQVFDAPLGRVWSFFDDFNGMATFHPGVLESRLESGGDGRTTGAERYLVLPDHQFVRERLTKFEPSAFEFEYTIFDTSLPVRNYVAGVRLIPVTATGQTFGLWWADFTTEGADLREVASGVSENVFAAGFRAIAERLRG; from the coding sequence ATGACGAAGAAGCACACCGCATTCGCCAGTCAGGTTTTCGACGCGCCGCTCGGGCGCGTCTGGTCGTTCTTCGATGATTTCAACGGCATGGCCACGTTTCACCCGGGCGTGCTGGAAAGCCGTCTCGAATCGGGCGGCGACGGGCGCACGACAGGCGCCGAGCGCTATCTCGTGCTGCCGGATCATCAATTCGTGCGCGAGCGGCTGACGAAGTTCGAGCCGTCGGCATTCGAGTTCGAGTACACGATCTTCGATACCTCGCTGCCGGTGCGCAACTACGTCGCCGGCGTGCGGCTCATTCCCGTCACGGCGACCGGGCAGACCTTCGGCTTGTGGTGGGCGGATTTCACGACGGAAGGCGCGGACCTGCGCGAAGTGGCCTCGGGCGTCAGCGAAAACGTCTTTGCGGCCGGCTTTCGCGCGATCGCGGAACGACTGCGCGGCTGA
- a CDS encoding phosphoenolpyruvate hydrolase family protein translates to MSKPNRSAILHQLRAMIARGEPIIGGGAGTGLSAKCEEAGGIDLIVIYNSGRYRMAGRGSLAGLLAYGNANEIVMEMAREVLPVVKSTPVIAGVNGTDPFCNFDAFLDDVSRVGFAGVQNFPTVGLIDGNFRANLEETGMGYALEVDMIRLAHRKGMLTTPYVFSEADAIAMTEAGADIIVAHLGLTTGGRIGATTALQLADCVPLVKRWAAAARSVRDDVIVLCHGGPIASPEDAAYMLAECPECHGFYGASSMERLPAETALTDTTQRFKAIRTGYRPPSAAAHERLRSTEEKA, encoded by the coding sequence ATGTCCAAGCCGAACCGCTCCGCCATTCTTCACCAGCTGCGCGCCATGATCGCGCGCGGCGAGCCCATCATCGGGGGCGGCGCGGGCACGGGTTTATCCGCCAAGTGCGAGGAAGCGGGCGGGATCGACCTGATCGTCATCTACAACTCGGGCCGCTACCGGATGGCCGGCCGTGGCTCGCTCGCCGGCCTGCTCGCCTACGGCAACGCGAACGAGATCGTGATGGAGATGGCGCGCGAGGTCCTGCCCGTCGTCAAGTCGACGCCGGTGATCGCCGGCGTCAACGGCACCGATCCGTTCTGCAACTTCGACGCATTCCTCGACGACGTGAGCCGGGTCGGTTTTGCCGGCGTGCAGAACTTCCCGACGGTCGGCCTGATCGACGGCAACTTCCGCGCGAATCTCGAGGAAACCGGCATGGGCTACGCGCTCGAGGTGGACATGATCCGCCTCGCGCACCGCAAGGGCATGCTGACGACGCCGTACGTATTCAGCGAGGCCGACGCGATCGCGATGACCGAGGCGGGCGCCGACATCATCGTCGCGCACCTCGGCCTGACGACGGGCGGCCGGATCGGCGCGACCACCGCGCTGCAGCTCGCCGACTGCGTGCCGCTCGTCAAGCGCTGGGCGGCCGCCGCGCGCTCCGTGCGCGACGACGTGATCGTGTTGTGCCACGGCGGCCCGATCGCCTCGCCGGAGGACGCGGCCTATATGCTGGCCGAGTGCCCCGAATGCCACGGTTTCTACGGCGCCAGCTCAATGGAGCGGCTGCCCGCCGAAACCGCGCTGACCGACACCACGCAACGCTTCAAGGCTATCAGGACGGGTTACCGCCCGCCATCCGCGGCGGCACACGAACGCCTCCGCTCAACCGAGGAGAAAGCATGA
- a CDS encoding Tm-1-like ATP-binding domain-containing protein yields MLPHRTRIYVAATVDTKSAEAHYLKDRFARLGLEAVVVDLSTRGEPSGLADIHAETVADCHPDGRGAVLCGDRGRAIAAMAVAFERYIASRDDVAALLGIGGSGGTALVTPAMQALPIGVPKLMISTMASGDVSRYIGASDIAIMYSVTDLAGLNRISLRVLANGAHMIAGAVRDAQPLPADLKPAIGLTMFGVTTPCITAVTAQLDTRFDCLVFHATGHGGHAMEKLADSALLDGVLDLTTTEVCDLLCGGVLACGEDRFDAIARSKVPYVGACGALDMVNFGHLSTLPPRYADRLLYPHNPQVTLMRTTADENRRIGAWIGHKLNACGGPVRFLIPEGGVSALDAPGQPFWDPEADRALFDALEATVRQTADRRLIRVPAHINDALFARTAVETFLSLLSRN; encoded by the coding sequence ATGTTACCTCACCGTACACGAATCTACGTTGCGGCCACGGTTGATACAAAAAGCGCGGAAGCCCACTACCTGAAGGACCGGTTCGCCCGTCTGGGCCTCGAGGCCGTCGTCGTCGACCTGTCGACGCGCGGCGAACCGTCCGGGCTAGCGGACATCCACGCGGAGACAGTCGCGGATTGCCATCCGGACGGCAGGGGTGCCGTCCTGTGCGGCGACCGCGGCCGCGCGATCGCCGCGATGGCGGTAGCGTTCGAACGCTACATCGCGAGCCGCGACGACGTGGCCGCGCTGCTCGGCATCGGCGGCTCGGGTGGAACCGCGCTGGTCACGCCGGCCATGCAGGCGCTGCCGATCGGCGTGCCGAAGCTGATGATCTCGACGATGGCGTCGGGCGACGTGTCCCGCTACATCGGCGCGAGCGACATCGCCATCATGTACTCGGTCACCGATCTGGCCGGTCTCAATCGAATTTCATTGCGGGTGCTCGCCAACGGCGCCCACATGATCGCGGGCGCGGTGCGCGACGCGCAGCCGCTGCCGGCCGACCTGAAGCCCGCGATCGGCCTGACGATGTTCGGCGTGACCACGCCGTGCATCACGGCGGTCACGGCGCAGCTCGACACGCGCTTCGACTGCCTCGTGTTCCACGCGACGGGCCACGGCGGCCACGCGATGGAAAAGCTCGCGGACAGCGCCCTGCTCGACGGCGTGCTCGACCTCACCACCACCGAAGTCTGCGACCTGCTGTGCGGCGGCGTGCTCGCCTGCGGCGAGGACCGCTTCGACGCGATCGCGCGCAGCAAGGTACCCTACGTCGGCGCTTGCGGCGCGCTGGACATGGTCAATTTCGGCCATCTGTCGACGCTGCCACCGCGCTACGCAGACCGCCTGCTGTACCCGCACAACCCGCAGGTCACGCTGATGCGCACCACGGCCGACGAAAATCGCCGGATCGGCGCATGGATCGGCCACAAGCTGAACGCCTGCGGCGGCCCGGTCCGCTTCCTGATTCCCGAAGGCGGCGTATCGGCGCTCGACGCGCCCGGCCAGCCGTTCTGGGACCCCGAAGCCGATCGCGCACTGTTCGACGCGCTCGAGGCCACGGTCAGGCAAACCGCCGACCGCCGCCTGATCCGCGTGCCCGCGCATATCAACGACGCGCTGTTCGCGCGCACCGCAGTCGAAACGTTCTTGTCGCTCCTGTCACGGAATTGA
- a CDS encoding TetR/AcrR family transcriptional regulator — protein MLNTALTLLEQGWFPSITELAAAAGVSRATAYRYFPSQAALVSTVVDTVLGPVLQWRPTGQSVQARVDELLDFAYPRMQQHEGALRAALQVALAQWANERAQRASDEPKYQRGNRRRLLTLAVEPLKDEAVAPEAAARLAQALSLVYGTEAMVVLKDIWGLDNAAFREVVDWMSRALIKATLDEAQPTP, from the coding sequence TTGCTCAATACCGCACTGACGCTGCTGGAGCAAGGGTGGTTCCCTTCCATCACCGAATTGGCCGCCGCGGCGGGCGTGTCGCGCGCCACCGCGTACCGTTATTTCCCGTCGCAGGCGGCGCTCGTCAGCACGGTCGTCGATACGGTCCTCGGGCCGGTGCTGCAATGGCGGCCCACCGGGCAGTCGGTGCAGGCGCGCGTCGACGAACTGCTCGATTTTGCGTATCCGCGCATGCAGCAGCACGAGGGCGCACTGCGCGCGGCGCTGCAGGTGGCGCTCGCGCAATGGGCCAACGAACGCGCGCAGCGCGCGTCCGACGAACCCAAGTATCAGCGCGGCAACCGCCGGCGCCTGCTGACGCTCGCCGTCGAGCCGCTGAAGGACGAGGCCGTCGCGCCGGAAGCGGCCGCGCGGCTCGCGCAGGCGCTTTCGCTCGTCTACGGCACCGAGGCGATGGTCGTGCTCAAGGATATCTGGGGGCTCGACAACGCGGCGTTTCGCGAAGTCGTCGACTGGATGAGCCGGGCGTTGATCAAGGCGACGCTCGACGAGGCGCAGCCGACGCCTTGA
- a CDS encoding LysE family translocator: MNVDTHAILAVLSVYVAGVVIPGPNFVAVAHKAASATRREALAMVGGIVLVNLFWASCAILGIGIVFAAFPWLAFAIKLAGAAYLIGFGGRLIAQARAGRAPVMPASGPGDARRAFAQGFATNLGNPKSMAFYAAVFASAAPAHVSVPTFAAMLGVVGMVATGWYGFVALALSHAGIASAYRRGKAWADRLCGALIVALGVRQLLR; this comes from the coding sequence ATGAACGTCGACACCCACGCGATCCTGGCCGTCCTGTCCGTCTATGTCGCCGGCGTCGTGATTCCCGGCCCCAACTTCGTCGCGGTCGCGCACAAGGCCGCCTCGGCGACGCGTCGCGAAGCGCTCGCGATGGTCGGCGGCATCGTGCTGGTCAACCTGTTCTGGGCCAGTTGCGCGATTCTCGGCATCGGCATCGTGTTCGCCGCGTTTCCGTGGCTCGCGTTCGCCATCAAGCTCGCCGGCGCCGCCTACCTGATTGGGTTCGGTGGCCGGCTGATTGCGCAGGCCCGCGCGGGTCGCGCCCCCGTCATGCCCGCGAGCGGGCCGGGCGACGCCCGCCGCGCGTTCGCGCAGGGCTTCGCGACCAACCTGGGCAATCCGAAGTCGATGGCGTTCTACGCGGCGGTGTTCGCGTCCGCCGCGCCCGCGCACGTCAGCGTGCCGACCTTCGCCGCCATGCTCGGCGTGGTCGGCATGGTCGCGACCGGCTGGTACGGATTCGTCGCGCTTGCGCTGTCGCACGCGGGCATCGCCTCGGCCTATCGGCGCGGCAAGGCCTGGGCCGATAGGCTGTGCGGCGCGCTGATCGTCGCGCTGGGCGTGCGCCAGCTGCTGCGCTGA
- a CDS encoding glutathione S-transferase family protein, translated as MSYLLYYSPGAASMAVHWMLIELGVPFETQLVDIETGAQRSPDYLRLNPSGRVPTLVVDGVPHAESAALLMLLAERHPEGGLAPAPGTPERAAWYEQMIYFANALLPAMRNWFFAEADGDPAHADAVRAFSEQQIEDIMTRLDARLGDGRLYLIGERLSTADLLAVMLLRWTRNMPRPATTWPHLTRYIEQMRARPSFIELNAREGLTEWLNPA; from the coding sequence ATGAGTTACCTCCTGTACTACTCGCCGGGTGCGGCGAGCATGGCTGTCCACTGGATGTTGATCGAACTGGGCGTGCCGTTCGAGACGCAGCTCGTCGACATCGAGACCGGCGCGCAGCGCTCCCCCGACTACCTGCGCCTGAATCCGTCGGGCCGCGTGCCGACGCTCGTGGTCGACGGCGTGCCCCATGCCGAATCGGCCGCGTTGCTGATGCTGCTGGCCGAGCGCCATCCGGAAGGCGGTCTCGCGCCTGCGCCGGGCACGCCGGAACGCGCGGCATGGTACGAGCAGATGATCTACTTCGCGAACGCGCTGCTGCCGGCGATGCGCAACTGGTTCTTCGCGGAAGCCGACGGCGATCCGGCCCACGCCGATGCGGTGCGGGCCTTCTCGGAGCAGCAGATCGAAGACATCATGACGCGGCTCGACGCGCGGCTCGGCGACGGCCGCCTCTATCTGATCGGCGAGCGCCTGAGCACGGCCGATCTCCTCGCGGTGATGCTGCTGCGCTGGACCCGCAACATGCCGCGCCCCGCGACCACGTGGCCGCATCTCACGCGCTACATCGAGCAGATGCGCGCGCGGCCGTCCTTCATCGAGCTGAATGCGCGCGAAGGCCTGACGGAGTGGCTGAACCCGGCGTAA
- the nadE gene encoding ammonia-dependent NAD(+) synthetase: MSHPDPAARQRAIAAELRVAAQFDARGEAARRVTFLADYLRSTGLRTYVLGISGGVDSSTAGRLAQLAVEQLRAQGCDARFVAMRLPYGVQRDEADAQRALAFVRADETLTIDIRPAADAMLAALSAGDLGFRDDAQQDFVHGNIKARQRMIAQYAAAGARQGIVIGTDHAAESLMGFFTKFGDGGADVLPLAGLNKRRVREIARALGADEALVMKVPTADLEALRPQLPDEHAYGIGYDQIDDYLEGKTVEPHVHETVRRFYDATHHKRALPYTPFDWPGAQD, translated from the coding sequence ATGTCCCATCCCGACCCCGCCGCCCGCCAGCGCGCGATCGCCGCCGAGCTGCGCGTCGCCGCGCAGTTCGACGCCCGCGGCGAAGCCGCGCGCCGGGTGACCTTCCTCGCCGACTACCTGCGCTCGACCGGCCTGCGCACCTATGTGCTGGGCATCAGCGGCGGCGTCGATTCGTCGACGGCCGGCCGCCTCGCGCAGCTGGCCGTCGAGCAGTTGCGCGCGCAGGGCTGCGACGCGCGCTTCGTCGCCATGCGCCTGCCCTATGGCGTGCAGCGCGACGAAGCCGACGCGCAGCGCGCACTGGCGTTCGTGCGCGCCGACGAGACGCTGACGATCGACATCCGGCCGGCCGCCGACGCGATGCTCGCGGCGCTCTCGGCCGGCGACCTGGGCTTTCGCGACGACGCGCAGCAGGACTTCGTGCACGGCAACATCAAGGCGCGGCAGCGGATGATCGCGCAGTACGCGGCGGCTGGCGCGCGGCAAGGCATCGTGATCGGCACCGATCACGCGGCGGAATCGCTGATGGGCTTCTTCACCAAGTTCGGCGACGGCGGCGCCGACGTGCTGCCGCTCGCCGGCCTCAACAAGCGCCGGGTGCGCGAGATCGCGCGGGCGCTCGGCGCCGACGAGGCGCTCGTGATGAAAGTGCCGACCGCCGACCTGGAGGCGTTGCGCCCGCAATTGCCGGACGAGCATGCCTACGGCATCGGCTACGACCAGATCGACGACTACCTCGAAGGCAAGACAGTCGAGCCGCACGTCCACGAGACGGTGCGGCGCTTCTACGACGCGACGCATCACAAGCGCGCGCTGCCTTACACGCCGTTCGACTGGCCGGGCGCCCAGGACTGA